One window of Dysidea avara chromosome 11, odDysAvar1.4, whole genome shotgun sequence genomic DNA carries:
- the LOC136239269 gene encoding trace amine-associated receptor 8a-like: MSGMDSSGSGTNLEIDDQGPVLPRYVPYLSLVFKLIATTVHLLLASWVVFTIKATRSLHKSHNIFVANLLISGAIATLSACLTASAMVISFQLGAESFIGCTLFKCLLLPLHVNIMSLVIIAADKVLAITSPFKHKRMMTPRVVAAVISGSWLLAVIPTVYSIITVSKGIEVLEYGACILEENSFVAFVLAFLLPMVISSIITVILNVKLTIKAYQVHKQIEKETRLFGQSDGITALKKKQRNIRRNRKPIITLLVVIFGSVFISIIITVLYIVGGLWITSPAYHDLMKYVIAPNIGFVSRLFHPLVYGLYFKQVREPMMNCLKRFWRVNSVAPQP, translated from the coding sequence ATGAGTGGAATGGATTCCTCTGGATCAGGAACCAACTTGGAGATAGATGATCAAGGCCCTGTTCTTCCAAGATATGTTCCTTACCTATCTTTGGTGTTCAAACTGATTGCTACAACAGTCCACCTGCTGCTAGCTTCCTGGGTTGTCTTTACCATCAAAGCCACAAGAAGTTTACACAAGTCTCACAATATATTCGTTGCTAATCTACTGATATCTGGTGCGATAGCTACCCTGTCAGCCTGTTTGACTGCTAGTGCTATGGTAATCAGTTTCCAACTTGGGGCAGAGTCATTCATTGGCTGCACTCTATTCAAGTGCCTCTTACTCCCACTTCATGTCAACATCATGTCATTGGTGATAATAGCAGCTGATAAGGTGTTAGCAATAACTTCTCCTTTCAAGCACAAAAGAATGATGACACCTCGTGTTGTAGCTGCTGTTATCAGTGGATCATGGCTGTTAGCTGTCATACCTACCGTCTACAGTATTATTACAGTGAGCAAGGGTATTGAAGTGTTGGAGTATGGTGCTTGCATACTAGAAGAAAATTCATTCGTTGCATTTGTTCTGGCTTTTCTATTACCAATGGTAATATCATCCATCATAACGGTAATCCTCAATGTAAAACTAACCATCAAAGCCTATCAAGTCCACAAGCAAATTGAAAAGGAAACAAGGTTGTTTGGTCAGTCTGACGGCATTACAGCTTTGAAGAAGAAACAACGCAACATCAGACGGAACAGGAAACCGATTATCACACTACTTGTAGTCATTTTTGGCAGTGTATTCATTAGTATAATCATTACAGTACTTTACATTGTAGGAGGATTATGGATCACCTCACCAGCTTATCACGATCTAATGAAGTATGTCATTGCTCCAAACATTGGTTTTGTATCACGACTGTTCCATCCACTTGTATATGGGTTGTACTTCAAACAAGTTCGTGAACCAATGATGAACTGTTTGAAGAGATTTTGGAGGGTCAATTCAGTTGCCCCACAACCATAA
- the LOC136239070 gene encoding uncharacterized protein: MDEITVHLSYYDDSSKPPEVFKVSKNTTANQLYGIVTTKYARCKFELYNDDTPLEHCHKPITEMFKDEVNIQLIEMNDGAGVGDLVSNCPACPNAGGDQCKLCGPCNDLTKETIIEGIVIEIEDAWLRFSKIYQLTSDVRNKIEENCEDPYIRCIDVMHHLYHDDLSLTWENVMSKVKTKDRSLAVVIDAAINLK; the protein is encoded by the coding sequence ATGGATGAAATAACTGTACATTTAAGTTACTATGACGACAGCTCAAAACCACCAGAGGTGTTCAAGGTGTCAAAGAACACAACAGCAAATCAGCTGTATGGGATTGTCACGACTAAATATGCACGTTGTAAGTTTGAGCTCTACAATGATGACACTCCACTTGAACACTGTCATAAACCTATTACTGAGATGTTTAAAGATGAAGTGAATATCCAACTAATAGAAATGAACGACGGTGCTGGTGTTGGTGACTTGGTCTCCAATTGCCCGGCTTGTCCTAATGCTGGTGGTGATCAGTGTAAGCTATGTGGACCATGTAATGACCTCACTAAGGAGACCATTATAGAGGGTATAGTGATAGAGATAGAAGATGCATGGTTGAGATTCAGTAAGATATATCAGCTTACCAGTGATGTGAGGAATAAAATAGAGGAAAATTGTGAAGACCCTTACATCAGGTGTATTGACGTGATGCATCACTTATATCATGATGATCTTTCCCTCACGTGGGAGAATGTGATGAGTAAAGTTAAAACAAAAGATCGTTCCCTAGCAGTTGTCATTGATGCTGCTATAAACCTAAAATAa